In Panthera uncia isolate 11264 chromosome B4, Puncia_PCG_1.0, whole genome shotgun sequence, one genomic interval encodes:
- the PMCH gene encoding pro-MCH, with product MAKMSLSSYILILTFSLFSQGILLSASKSIRNLEDDMVFNTFRLGKAFQKDDTPQKSVVVPSLEQYKNDESSFMNDEENKNSKNTGSKHNFLNHGLPLNLAIKPYLALKGSVAFPAENGVQNTESTQEKREIGDEENSAKFPIGRRDFDMLRCMLGRVYRPCWQV from the exons ATGGCAAAAATGAGTCTCTCTTCCTACATATTAATACtaactttttctctgttttctcaagGCATTTTACTTTCAGCATCCAAGTCCATAAGAAATTTAGAAGATGACATGGTATTTAATACATTCAGGCTGGGGAAAGCTTTTCAGAAGGATGATACTCCTCAAAAATCAGTCGTCGTTCCTTCTCTGgaacaatataaaaatgatgaGAGCAGTTTCATGAacgatgaggaaaacaaaaattcaaag AACACAGGCTCCAAACATAATTTCTTAAATCATGGTCTGCCACTGAATCTGGCTATAAAACCTTATCTGGCACTAAAAGGATCTGTAGCTTTTCCAGCTGAGAATGGAGTTCAGAATACTGAATCAacacaagaaaagagagaaattgggGATGAAGAAAACTCAGCTAAATTTCCTATAGGAAGGAGAGATTTTGACA TGCTCAGGTGCATGCTGGGAAGAGTCTATCGACCTTGTTGGCAAGTCTGA